In Treponema sp. OMZ 798, the following proteins share a genomic window:
- a CDS encoding OmpL47-type beta-barrel domain-containing protein — protein sequence MIKKIFFAAVCSLLVVSAWAQAPSIVGTDYVRPAIHYVEEGTNYVNSDVFFKLRSTDKDTGLDFVEFALNGAAFMRYKNPFQLLEEGKFDISYRGFDNSGNLELPKTLSVIVDNTAPDTMIKTTEPLYNDGVVLYCSSNTKWYVSAADVVGGSGVAAGYMGTDLNALKMSGNGKESEQTYVSLDAEGPVNLYYTAIDNVGNLAPIKLIAVTIDRTAPVVTIANSNRLINKDDEYLVFPSNNVVDEEGRVIVSTSETVSFAAQDEISGVDAIYVKVNDGEYTKYVEPIKFTQNAVYKIEVKAIDNVGNVSDPVLYTFYVDQITPNSEVDIIDRTGNLLPATTPANAQ from the coding sequence ATGATTAAAAAAATTTTTTTTGCAGCCGTATGTTCACTTTTAGTTGTTTCAGCTTGGGCACAGGCTCCTTCTATTGTCGGAACAGATTATGTCCGACCCGCAATTCACTATGTTGAAGAAGGCACCAATTATGTAAATAGTGATGTCTTTTTTAAACTCAGATCAACCGATAAGGATACCGGTCTTGACTTTGTAGAATTTGCCTTGAATGGTGCAGCCTTTATGAGATATAAGAACCCCTTCCAACTCCTAGAAGAAGGAAAATTTGATATTTCATACAGAGGATTTGATAACAGCGGAAACTTGGAATTGCCCAAAACCTTGTCAGTAATTGTAGACAATACAGCTCCCGATACAATGATCAAGACAACAGAACCTTTGTACAATGACGGTGTAGTACTTTACTGCTCATCAAATACAAAATGGTATGTTTCTGCCGCCGACGTAGTCGGAGGATCAGGTGTAGCAGCCGGTTACATGGGAACAGATCTAAACGCTCTTAAAATGTCAGGAAATGGAAAAGAATCCGAGCAAACCTATGTTTCATTGGATGCTGAAGGACCTGTAAATCTTTATTACACAGCAATTGACAATGTAGGAAACCTTGCTCCTATTAAGTTAATCGCTGTTACTATCGACAGAACAGCACCTGTTGTAACTATTGCAAATTCTAACCGTCTTATCAACAAGGATGATGAATACTTAGTATTCCCCAGCAATAATGTTGTAGATGAAGAAGGCAGAGTTATTGTTTCTACAAGTGAAACCGTTTCATTTGCAGCACAAGACGAGATCTCAGGTGTTGATGCAATTTATGTAAAAGTAAATGACGGAGAATATACTAAGTATGTAGAACCGATCAAATTTACACAAAATGCAGTTTACAAAATCGAAGTCAAGGCTATCGATAATGTAGGTAACGTTTCTGATCCGGTCTTATACACATTCTATGTTGATCAGATTACACCTAACTCGGAGGTTGACATAATCGACAGGACCGGGAATCTTCTTCCGGCCACAACCCCCGCAAATGCCCAGTAA
- a CDS encoding OmpA family protein: MKKVKVLLLLLSVLFIFSCKSAPKQKEEKPAEPEKTQEQEVVKEEKDKKTEDKNMSDDYYTVYFAPQTYQIDPFTAQRLKEIGEDLKAKNVRKIVIYGHSAKLDSQKDEDRIALQRAIAVASYFQKMKLFDANSIIVEGKGAREPARSHSEITDRFKNRRVEIHSVK, encoded by the coding sequence TTGAAAAAAGTAAAAGTATTACTTTTACTCTTGTCTGTTCTTTTTATCTTTTCATGTAAGTCTGCTCCCAAGCAAAAAGAAGAAAAGCCGGCTGAACCTGAAAAAACACAAGAACAAGAAGTGGTAAAAGAAGAAAAAGATAAGAAAACGGAAGACAAAAATATGTCTGATGATTACTACACAGTATATTTTGCACCGCAGACTTATCAAATCGATCCGTTTACTGCACAAAGACTAAAAGAAATAGGCGAAGATCTAAAAGCAAAAAATGTAAGGAAAATCGTCATTTACGGTCACAGTGCAAAACTGGACTCGCAAAAGGATGAAGATCGTATTGCATTACAGCGGGCAATTGCTGTTGCAAGCTATTTTCAAAAAATGAAGCTGTTTGATGCGAACAGCATAATCGTTGAAGGCAAAGGCGCTCGTGAACCGGCCCGAAGCCATTCAGAGATTACTGACCGCTTCAAAAACCGAAGAGTAGAAATTCACAGTGTTAAATAA
- the dnaB gene encoding replicative DNA helicase has protein sequence MDSTKNLKNKLPPHNMEAEKAVLGAVLIDPDVFTFVRPILDAGAFYSPQHQKIYKAISELDTRSQKADILILTDYLRSTNELDSVGGASYIASLTDEVPSSANYEFYAKIVLEAAIRRNLLKVSNKISADVFDDSISSRTVLEEAQKSIFDLTEAGNSATFKSLAEVIMPTLEVLQKLHERKGEYTGVPSGFGNLDNMTYGFQNSEFIIIGARPSVGKTALAMTMAAHIAIDEKIPTAFFSLEMSDMQLVQRLIASRAKINSNRIRSANLTARDFGKVSETCGLLYEAPFYLVDMPNMKLLDLRAIARQLCSPPYNVKIIFIDYITLITGENASIPRHEQIAEISRSLKSLARELDIPVVALSQLTRDAEGKKPGLADIRESGSLEQDADVVMFLHRERADTSEGEAKPIPTELILAKQRNGPIGTVPLLFLSQYTTFVTEAKEK, from the coding sequence ATGGATAGTACAAAAAATTTAAAAAACAAGCTTCCGCCCCACAATATGGAGGCAGAAAAGGCTGTTTTAGGAGCTGTTTTAATAGATCCTGATGTTTTTACCTTTGTAAGACCTATCTTAGATGCAGGGGCTTTTTATTCTCCTCAACACCAAAAGATATATAAGGCTATTTCGGAATTAGACACCCGCTCCCAAAAAGCCGATATTTTAATATTGACGGACTATCTTCGTTCTACAAATGAGCTGGACTCGGTCGGAGGAGCAAGTTACATAGCATCTCTTACGGATGAGGTTCCCAGCTCTGCAAACTACGAATTTTATGCAAAAATCGTATTGGAAGCTGCAATAAGAAGAAACTTGCTAAAAGTTTCAAATAAAATTTCTGCAGATGTATTTGATGACAGTATATCAAGCCGAACAGTCTTGGAAGAGGCTCAAAAAAGCATCTTTGACCTTACTGAAGCCGGGAATTCGGCGACATTTAAGTCCTTGGCTGAGGTCATAATGCCCACTTTGGAGGTTCTCCAAAAACTACACGAACGCAAGGGAGAATACACAGGGGTTCCCTCAGGCTTCGGTAATTTGGACAATATGACCTACGGATTTCAAAATTCGGAATTTATCATAATAGGAGCCCGTCCCTCCGTAGGAAAAACTGCCCTTGCAATGACCATGGCTGCCCACATAGCTATTGATGAAAAAATACCTACAGCCTTTTTTTCTCTAGAAATGTCGGATATGCAGCTTGTACAGCGTTTGATAGCTTCAAGAGCAAAAATAAATTCAAACAGAATAAGGTCTGCAAACCTGACGGCAAGAGACTTCGGAAAGGTATCTGAAACTTGCGGTTTGCTCTATGAAGCACCATTCTACCTTGTAGATATGCCTAATATGAAGCTTTTGGATTTAAGAGCAATAGCCCGCCAGCTTTGCAGTCCGCCATATAATGTAAAAATTATTTTTATAGACTATATAACCCTTATTACGGGAGAAAATGCAAGCATACCGCGCCATGAACAAATCGCAGAAATTTCAAGATCTCTAAAAAGTCTTGCAAGAGAGCTGGATATTCCGGTTGTCGCCCTTTCTCAGTTGACAAGGGATGCGGAAGGAAAAAAACCCGGGCTTGCGGATATAAGGGAATCCGGCTCTCTTGAACAGGATGCCGATGTGGTCATGTTTTTACACCGTGAAAGGGCCGACACAAGCGAAGGTGAAGCAAAACCCATTCCCACAGAACTAATTTTAGCAAAGCAAAGAAACGGCCCTATAGGCACTGTGCCTCTTTTATTTTTATCCCAATATACAACCTTTGTTACCGAAGCTAAAGAGAAATGA
- a CDS encoding DUF2141 domain-containing protein: MKKLIFICAILFTVFTSLNAEETKPEFEVTLNITNIETIEGKLFLAIYQDAKSFKKKEPLKTVSIKVEGKDMTITEKLPEGEYVFFVYQDLNENDKLDRNFLGMPKEPVGYSNHNGGKPKGFDKLKVEIKENKSVDIKVFKI, encoded by the coding sequence ATGAAAAAATTGATTTTTATTTGTGCAATTCTTTTTACGGTTTTTACAAGCTTAAATGCAGAAGAAACAAAACCTGAGTTTGAAGTTACTCTTAATATTACGAATATTGAGACTATCGAAGGAAAGCTTTTTTTGGCTATCTATCAAGATGCAAAGTCTTTTAAGAAAAAAGAGCCTTTAAAGACGGTAAGCATTAAAGTAGAAGGTAAGGATATGACAATAACCGAAAAACTTCCGGAAGGAGAATATGTTTTTTTTGTCTATCAAGATCTCAATGAAAACGATAAGCTGGATAGAAACTTTTTAGGTATGCCTAAGGAACCGGTAGGATACAGCAACCATAATGGCGGAAAACCAAAGGGATTTGACAAGTTAAAAGTCGAAATCAAAGAAAATAAAAGCGTAGATATTAAAGTTTTTAAAATTTAA